From the Flavobacterium galactosidilyticum genome, one window contains:
- a CDS encoding chloride channel protein, whose amino-acid sequence MFKKYISKLEVIIAIAQSLLTPKQFIFLSAVLVGISSAVAVIVLKTFAHWVFAFATYVTGFWKLGFIKGILPIIGIMLTVFVVKRVLGGTIQKGTSQILYAVAKKASIIPKKQMYAQIITSSLTVGLGGSAGLESPIVVTGAAFGSNYAQNYKLSYKDRTLLIGCGVAAGIAAAFNAPIAGVLFAIEVLLVDVSIAAFTPIMIAAATGALVSVIALDETILLSFKQQESFDYHNIVFYVLLGILTGFMSIYYSRNFQRVEHFFSRLKLTPYKKALFGSSILAVLIFIFPTLFGEGYETIKTLSDNDPGKLMEDTLFSSFRDNNWALLLFVGFTMMVKVFASGITLGSGGNGGNFAPSLFLGSYLGFFFSKFVNLIGLAKLPVSNFTLVGMAGILSGLFHAPLTGIFLIAEITGGYNLMIPLMIVSSISFAISRRFEKHSIDVKNLAKKGHAFTSNKDTNVLSTLDTNSIIQTDFLTVSPDENLEKLVDLISHSNQVIFAVVNAENELLGIVHFNTIREIIFNTYRVKYTKIKDVMLPLNEIITPDESMEMVMNKFEKSKMTYLPVLKNDKYYGFISKSIALEAYRTKLKAMTID is encoded by the coding sequence ATGTTCAAAAAATACATTTCTAAATTAGAAGTAATAATTGCGATAGCACAATCCCTGCTGACACCCAAGCAATTCATATTTTTATCCGCAGTTTTAGTAGGTATTTCTTCCGCAGTTGCAGTAATCGTTTTAAAAACTTTTGCCCATTGGGTTTTCGCATTTGCTACGTATGTAACTGGATTTTGGAAATTGGGATTCATAAAAGGTATTTTACCGATAATTGGTATTATGCTTACTGTTTTTGTTGTCAAAAGAGTTTTAGGCGGAACGATTCAAAAAGGAACTTCGCAAATTTTATATGCAGTTGCTAAAAAAGCGAGTATCATACCTAAAAAACAAATGTATGCTCAAATTATTACCAGCTCATTAACCGTTGGTTTAGGAGGATCTGCAGGTTTAGAGAGTCCAATTGTAGTTACGGGAGCCGCTTTTGGTTCTAATTATGCCCAAAACTATAAATTATCATACAAAGATCGAACTTTGTTAATAGGTTGCGGCGTTGCCGCGGGTATTGCTGCGGCTTTTAATGCACCAATCGCCGGAGTACTATTTGCTATCGAAGTTTTATTAGTCGATGTGAGTATTGCAGCATTTACACCTATCATGATTGCCGCGGCGACTGGCGCACTAGTTTCTGTAATCGCATTAGACGAAACTATCTTATTGTCGTTCAAACAGCAAGAAAGCTTCGATTACCACAATATCGTATTTTATGTTCTTTTAGGAATACTAACCGGATTTATGTCTATCTACTATTCTCGTAATTTTCAGAGAGTAGAGCATTTTTTTTCGCGATTAAAGCTGACACCCTATAAAAAAGCATTATTCGGATCTTCAATTTTAGCGGTTCTTATTTTTATATTTCCAACACTCTTCGGTGAAGGATACGAAACGATAAAAACATTATCTGATAATGATCCCGGCAAATTGATGGAGGACACTTTGTTTAGTAGTTTCAGAGATAATAATTGGGCACTTCTACTGTTTGTTGGCTTTACAATGATGGTTAAAGTTTTTGCTTCAGGAATCACTTTAGGAAGCGGTGGTAACGGTGGTAATTTTGCCCCATCTCTATTTTTAGGCTCTTATTTAGGCTTCTTCTTTTCGAAATTTGTGAATCTTATAGGACTTGCTAAATTACCGGTAAGTAATTTTACATTAGTGGGAATGGCAGGGATTTTAAGTGGTTTATTTCATGCGCCATTAACTGGAATTTTCTTAATTGCAGAAATTACTGGAGGATATAATTTAATGATTCCACTAATGATCGTTTCGTCAATTAGTTTTGCGATCTCTCGCCGTTTTGAAAAACACTCGATTGATGTTAAGAATTTAGCTAAAAAAGGGCACGCTTTCACGAGTAATAAAGACACGAATGTATTATCAACTTTAGATACAAATTCTATTATTCAAACCGATTTCTTAACCGTTTCACCTGATGAAAATTTAGAAAAACTAGTAGATTTAATTTCGCATTCTAACCAAGTAATATTCGCTGTGGTCAATGCAGAAAATGAATTACTAGGCATTGTGCATTTCAACACGATAAGAGAAATAATTTTCAATACCTATCGAGTTAAGTACACCAAGATCAAAGATGTTATGTTGCCACTTAATGAGATTATCACTCCTGACGAAAGTATGGAAATGGTAATGAATAAATTTGAAAAGTCAAAAATGACATATTTGCCAGTACTTAAAAACGACAAGTATTACGGATTTATATCTAAATCTATTGCGCTTGAGGCTTATAGAACTAAACTTAAAGCAATGACAATTGATTAA
- the ggt gene encoding gamma-glutamyltransferase produces the protein MRKIIIVLSMISMGSNAQSVLTQPTGLVTTKAMVVSAREEASKIGTQILKKGGNAFDAMVATELALAVAYPYAGNLGGGGFMVYRKANGEIGSLDYREKAPLAASKNMFLDEKGNVIKGKSTDTPLAIGVPGTIAGVFAVHKKLGSLPITEILKPVIELAEKGVVVTKKQEARLNDFRARIIKANGDKTLFANAFKENDIIKYPSLAATLKRISKNGRDEFYKGHTAKTLVKYLQEKGAIITMEDLAKYEAKWRKPLTFEYKDLKIISMAPPSSGGICMAQIFKMIEPFNISKMGHNSTQSIQVIVEAERRAYADRSYFLGDPDFVKIPLKQLMSTDYLKQRMSNFNFEKATLSSEIKEGKVTYNESTETTHYSIVDLFGNAVSATTTLNDGFGSKYYCDELGFFLNNEMDDFSAKPGEPNMFGLVGNEANSIAPQKRMLSSMTPTIVEKNGKLFMVVGSPGGSTIITAVMQTILNVYEYKLSMQQAVNAPRFHHQWLPDLITFEPNTFDTTTFENLKLKGYLINEKTTPVIGKVDAILVLPNKTLEGGADFRGDDKAVGF, from the coding sequence ATGAGAAAAATCATAATTGTATTAAGCATGATCTCAATGGGCAGCAACGCTCAAAGCGTATTAACACAACCTACTGGGCTAGTTACGACTAAAGCGATGGTAGTTTCTGCTCGTGAAGAAGCCTCTAAGATAGGAACTCAAATTCTAAAAAAGGGAGGGAATGCATTTGATGCGATGGTTGCTACTGAACTCGCTCTAGCTGTTGCTTATCCGTATGCTGGAAATCTTGGCGGAGGCGGTTTTATGGTCTATCGCAAAGCAAATGGCGAAATTGGATCATTAGATTACCGTGAAAAAGCGCCTTTAGCTGCGAGCAAAAATATGTTTCTTGACGAAAAAGGAAATGTTATAAAAGGAAAAAGCACAGATACTCCTCTTGCAATTGGAGTTCCAGGAACAATTGCAGGCGTTTTTGCAGTTCACAAAAAATTGGGCTCCTTACCCATTACTGAAATTTTAAAACCAGTTATTGAACTGGCTGAAAAAGGAGTTGTGGTTACTAAAAAACAAGAAGCTCGATTGAATGATTTCCGAGCTAGAATAATAAAAGCAAACGGTGACAAAACCCTATTTGCCAATGCATTTAAAGAAAATGATATCATAAAATATCCTTCTCTTGCTGCTACTTTAAAACGAATTTCAAAAAATGGTAGAGATGAGTTTTACAAAGGACATACGGCTAAAACATTAGTCAAATATCTTCAGGAAAAAGGAGCTATAATCACCATGGAAGATTTAGCTAAATACGAAGCCAAATGGAGAAAACCACTCACTTTTGAATATAAGGATTTAAAAATAATTTCGATGGCGCCGCCTAGTAGTGGCGGAATATGTATGGCTCAAATTTTTAAAATGATCGAGCCTTTCAACATATCCAAAATGGGACATAACTCTACTCAATCTATTCAAGTCATAGTTGAGGCTGAACGAAGAGCGTATGCGGACAGAAGTTATTTTCTAGGTGATCCTGATTTTGTAAAAATACCTTTAAAACAATTAATGTCTACCGATTATTTGAAACAAAGAATGTCGAATTTTAATTTTGAAAAAGCTACTTTATCATCAGAGATTAAGGAAGGAAAAGTAACTTATAATGAAAGTACAGAAACGACTCATTACTCAATTGTAGATCTGTTTGGAAATGCGGTTTCAGCAACTACAACGCTAAACGATGGTTTTGGTTCTAAATATTATTGCGATGAATTAGGCTTTTTCTTAAATAACGAAATGGATGATTTTAGCGCTAAACCCGGAGAACCAAATATGTTTGGCTTAGTGGGAAATGAAGCCAATAGCATTGCTCCGCAAAAGAGAATGTTGAGTTCTATGACACCAACAATCGTAGAAAAAAACGGAAAATTATTTATGGTTGTAGGTTCACCTGGCGGTTCTACTATTATTACTGCGGTAATGCAAACCATTTTAAACGTGTATGAATATAAATTAAGCATGCAACAAGCTGTAAATGCGCCGAGATTTCACCATCAATGGCTACCAGATTTAATTACATTTGAACCCAATACTTTCGATACAACAACTTTCGAAAATTTAAAATTAAAAGGATATTTAATTAATGAAAAAACAACACCTGTTATTGGTAAAGTAGATGCAATTTTAGTACTACCAAATAAAACTTTAGAAGGAGGAGCTGATTTTAGAGGTGATGATAAAGCTGTTGGATTTTAA
- the ggt gene encoding gamma-glutamyltransferase — protein sequence MKKIIFLLALAIFSCKSNEKTIEPTGLVTTKAMVVSAREEASQIGVEIMKKGGNAFDAMVATELALAVAHPQAGNIGGGGFMVFRKANGETGSIDYREKAPMAASKDMYLDKDRNVIAGKSTSTALASGIPGTIAGIFEVHKKYGSLPIGEILKPVIALAERGVIVTKYQAASLNSNRETFIKRNGRNSLFSKVYKENDTIKYTALAATFKRIAANGREEFYSGETAQKLVAFLAKKGGNATIEDFKKYQAKWRTPITFQYKKLKITSMSPPSSGGICLNQIMKMIEPFNLSQMGHNELKTIQVITEAERRAYADRNFYLGDPDFIKMPVIELLEPSYLEKRMKDFSFDKASKSSDIAAGIIKGYESNQTTHYSIVDAEGNAISATTTLNDNYGSKIYCDELGFFLNNQMDDFSAKPGVPNLYGLTGSEANGIAPEKRMLSSMTPTIVEKNGKLFMVVGTPGGSTIITSVLQTILNVYEFGMSMQNAVDTPRFHHQWLPDEITFEPNSFSKEVLANLKKKGYFVNEKNKEIIGQVDAILVLPNGKLEGGADKRGDNKAAGF from the coding sequence ATGAAAAAGATAATATTCCTGCTTGCTCTAGCTATTTTCAGCTGTAAATCCAATGAAAAAACTATAGAACCAACAGGTTTAGTAACTACAAAAGCAATGGTAGTTTCTGCTCGTGAAGAAGCATCACAAATTGGAGTTGAAATCATGAAAAAAGGTGGAAATGCATTTGATGCTATGGTCGCTACTGAATTAGCATTGGCAGTTGCGCATCCGCAGGCTGGTAATATTGGCGGGGGTGGTTTTATGGTGTTTAGAAAAGCAAACGGTGAAACTGGATCAATTGATTACAGAGAAAAAGCTCCAATGGCCGCTTCTAAAGACATGTATTTAGATAAAGACAGGAATGTAATTGCTGGTAAAAGCACCTCCACAGCACTAGCTTCAGGAATTCCTGGTACTATTGCAGGAATATTTGAAGTTCATAAAAAATACGGTTCCTTACCGATAGGTGAAATATTAAAACCTGTGATCGCGCTAGCAGAACGAGGAGTAATTGTTACTAAATATCAGGCTGCAAGTTTGAATAGCAATCGTGAAACTTTTATAAAAAGAAACGGACGAAATAGTTTGTTTTCAAAAGTGTATAAAGAAAATGATACTATAAAATATACAGCGTTAGCAGCTACATTTAAAAGGATTGCTGCAAACGGTCGTGAGGAATTTTATTCAGGTGAAACTGCTCAAAAACTCGTTGCTTTTCTTGCCAAAAAAGGAGGCAATGCCACCATTGAAGATTTTAAAAAGTACCAAGCAAAATGGCGTACACCAATTACTTTTCAATATAAAAAATTAAAAATCACATCTATGTCTCCACCTAGCAGTGGCGGAATTTGTTTGAACCAAATTATGAAAATGATTGAGCCTTTTAATCTTTCGCAAATGGGACACAACGAACTTAAAACTATTCAAGTAATTACAGAGGCAGAACGCAGAGCTTATGCCGACAGAAACTTTTACTTAGGTGATCCTGACTTTATAAAAATGCCGGTTATAGAATTACTAGAACCATCCTATTTAGAAAAAAGAATGAAAGATTTTTCATTTGACAAAGCTTCTAAATCTTCAGATATTGCTGCTGGAATAATTAAAGGCTATGAAAGCAACCAAACTACTCATTACTCAATTGTCGACGCTGAAGGAAATGCAATTTCTGCAACAACTACGCTAAATGACAATTACGGTTCTAAAATATATTGTGATGAATTAGGTTTTTTCTTGAACAACCAGATGGATGATTTTAGTGCTAAACCAGGCGTACCTAATTTATACGGGTTGACTGGAAGTGAAGCCAACGGTATTGCTCCCGAAAAAAGAATGTTAAGTTCAATGACACCTACAATCGTAGAAAAAAACGGAAAGCTTTTTATGGTTGTGGGTACACCAGGAGGATCAACCATTATAACTTCGGTTTTGCAGACAATATTAAATGTTTATGAGTTCGGAATGAGTATGCAAAATGCAGTTGACACTCCGCGCTTTCACCATCAATGGCTACCTGATGAGATTACTTTTGAACCTAATTCTTTCTCTAAAGAGGTTTTAGCAAACCTAAAGAAAAAAGGATATTTTGTAAATGAAAAAAATAAAGAAATTATAGGTCAAGTAGATGCAATTTTAGTTTTACCAAACGGAAAATTAGAAGGTGGCGCAGATAAAAGAGGTGACAATAAGGCCGCCGGTTTCTAA
- a CDS encoding ACP phosphodiesterase: MNFLAHIYLSGDNDLIKIGNFMADGIRGKQFENYPLEIQKGIILHRSIDKFTDAHPVFRQSTKRLHQNYHHYAGVIVDVLYDHFLAKNWKNYSDEKLTEFVDHFYQSLVNNKHLLSERTLTIMPTLFKENWLVAYESIEGIQHILTQMDRRTKNQSNMRFAVQDLTEFYSEFENEFTHFFKELILFSNDKMTTL, translated from the coding sequence ATGAATTTTCTAGCACACATTTATCTTTCTGGCGATAATGATTTAATTAAAATCGGCAATTTTATGGCCGATGGAATACGAGGAAAACAGTTTGAAAACTATCCTTTAGAAATCCAGAAAGGAATCATTTTGCATCGTAGCATTGACAAATTTACCGATGCACATCCTGTTTTTAGACAAAGTACAAAGCGACTTCATCAAAACTACCATCACTATGCAGGTGTAATTGTCGATGTTTTATACGATCATTTCCTAGCAAAAAACTGGAAAAATTACTCTGATGAAAAACTGACAGAATTTGTAGATCATTTTTATCAATCATTGGTCAATAATAAGCATTTGCTTTCAGAAAGAACGCTGACAATCATGCCTACTTTATTTAAAGAAAACTGGTTAGTTGCGTATGAATCTATTGAGGGAATCCAACATATTTTAACGCAAATGGATCGACGTACTAAAAACCAATCAAATATGCGATTTGCAGTACAAGATTTAACGGAATTCTACTCCGAATTTGAGAACGAGTTTACCCATTTTTTTAAAGAATTAATACTATTTTCGAACGATAAAATGACAACCTTATGA
- the glmM gene encoding phosphoglucosamine mutase — translation MTLIKSISGIRGTIGGKVGDNLTPVDAVKFASAYGTWLKDYSKKEKLTVVVGRDARISGPMIHNLVVNTLVGLGIDVIDLGLSTTPTVEVAVPLEKADGGIILTASHNPKQWNALKLLNEKGEFLDGDDGMRILEIADAEAFDFSEVDDLGEITINDAYMDIHIDEVLNLSLVDIDAIKAAKFKVVVDGVNSSGGIIIPRLLKLMGVEVIELYCDPNGDFPHNPEPLKEHLTDISELVVREKADLGIVVDPDVDRLAFVCEDGEMFGEEYTLVACADYVLSKTPGNAVSNMSSSRALRDVTTVHNGIYEASAVGEVNVVKLMKKNNAIIGGEGNGGIIYPELHYGRDSLVGVALFLTHLANKKMKISELRASYPEYFMSKNKIELTPQIDVDAILIAMADKYKDEEINTIDGVKIDFAENWVHLRKSNTEPIIRIYTEAATQENADALALRIIDEIKDVAGL, via the coding sequence ATGACTTTAATTAAATCGATATCGGGGATTCGTGGAACAATAGGTGGTAAAGTGGGAGATAATCTAACTCCAGTTGATGCAGTTAAATTTGCCTCAGCATACGGAACCTGGTTGAAAGATTATAGTAAAAAAGAAAAACTAACAGTTGTTGTAGGACGTGATGCTCGTATTTCGGGACCAATGATACATAATTTAGTAGTAAATACTTTAGTAGGATTAGGAATTGATGTTATCGATTTGGGTCTTTCGACAACTCCAACAGTTGAAGTGGCTGTGCCTCTTGAAAAAGCAGATGGTGGTATCATTCTTACTGCGTCGCATAATCCAAAACAATGGAATGCATTGAAATTATTGAATGAAAAAGGAGAGTTTCTAGATGGTGATGACGGAATGAGAATTCTTGAAATTGCTGATGCCGAAGCATTCGACTTTTCGGAGGTGGATGATTTAGGCGAGATAACCATTAATGATGCGTATATGGATATTCATATTGATGAAGTATTGAATTTGTCATTAGTGGATATTGATGCGATAAAAGCAGCTAAATTTAAAGTAGTTGTTGACGGTGTAAATTCGTCAGGAGGAATTATTATTCCTAGATTATTAAAATTAATGGGTGTTGAAGTGATTGAGTTGTACTGTGACCCAAACGGAGATTTCCCTCATAATCCAGAACCATTAAAAGAGCATTTAACCGACATTTCAGAATTAGTTGTAAGGGAAAAAGCTGACTTAGGAATCGTAGTAGATCCAGATGTTGACCGCTTAGCATTCGTTTGTGAAGATGGTGAAATGTTTGGTGAAGAGTATACTTTAGTGGCTTGCGCTGATTATGTATTGAGTAAAACACCTGGGAACGCAGTCTCTAATATGTCGTCCTCTCGTGCTTTACGCGATGTGACCACAGTGCATAACGGAATTTATGAAGCGAGTGCAGTAGGTGAAGTGAACGTGGTTAAATTGATGAAAAAGAATAATGCTATTATAGGTGGTGAAGGTAATGGTGGAATAATTTATCCTGAGTTGCATTACGGACGTGATAGTTTAGTAGGTGTAGCTTTGTTCTTGACACATTTGGCAAACAAAAAAATGAAAATTTCAGAGTTGCGTGCTTCGTATCCTGAGTATTTCATGAGCAAAAATAAAATTGAATTGACGCCTCAAATTGATGTTGATGCTATCCTCATTGCAATGGCTGATAAGTACAAAGACGAAGAGATTAATACTATAGATGGAGTAAAAATTGATTTTGCTGAAAATTGGGTACACTTAAGAAAATCAAATACGGAACCTATTATTCGCATTTATACGGAAGCCGCTACTCAAGAAAATGCAGATGCGCTAGCACTTCGAATTATTGACGAGATAAAAGATGTCGCTGGTTTATAA